A window of the Cynocephalus volans isolate mCynVol1 chromosome 10, mCynVol1.pri, whole genome shotgun sequence genome harbors these coding sequences:
- the PTGER1 gene encoding prostaglandin E2 receptor EP1 subtype produces MPFNLSLASEATTCAAPGVPNASAVPPSGGSGASPALPIFSMTLGAVSNVLALALLAQAAGRLRRRRSATTFLLFVASLLATDLAGHVIPGALVLRLYTAGRAPAGGACHFLGGCMVFFGLCPLLLGCGMAVERCVGVTRPLLHAARVSAARARLALAALAAVALAVALLPLARVGRYELQYPGTWCFIGLGPPGGWRQALLAGLFAGLGLAALVAALLCNTLSGLALLRARWRRRCSRKLPPASGPDSRRRGGPRGPRSASASSASSIVSTSATLGISRGRGSSRRARAHDVEMVGQLVGIMMVSCICWSPLLVLVVLAVGGWSSSSLQRPLFLAVRLASWNQILDPWVYILLRQAVLRQLFRLLPPRAGAKGGPGGLGLTPSAWEASSLRSSRHSGLSHF; encoded by the exons ATGCCCTTCAACCTGAGCCTGGCCAGCGAGGCGACCACGTGTGCGGCGCCCGGAGTCCCCAACGCGTCGGCCGTGCCGCCGTCGGGCGGTTCGGGCGCATCGCCCGCGCTGCCCATCTTCTCCATGACGCTGGGCGCCGTGTCCAACGTGCTGGCGCTGGCGCTGCTGGCGCAGGCCGCGGGCCGCCTGCGGCGCCGCCGCTCGGCCACCACTTTCCTGCTGTTCGTCGCCAGCCTGCTGGCCACCGACCTGGCGGGTCACGTGATCCCGGGCGCGCTGGTGTTGCGCCTGTACACGGCGGGGCGCGCACCGGCTGGTGGAGCCTGCCACTTCCTGGGCGGCTGCATGGTCTTCTTCGGCCTGTGCCCGCTGCTGCTGGGCTGCGGCATGGCCGTGGAGCGCTGCGTGGGCGTCACGCGGCCACTGCTGCACGCGGCGCGCGTCTCGGCGGCCCGCGCACGGCTGGCGCTGGCCGCGCTGGCCGCCGTGGCCTTGGCCGTGGCGCTGCTGCCGCTGGCGCGCGTGGGCCGCTACGAGCTGCAGTACCCAGGCACTTGGTGCTTCATCGGCTTGGGCCCCCCGGGCGGCTGGCGCCAAGCGCTGCTCGCCGGCCTCTTCGCCGGCCTCGGCCTGGCCGCGCTAGTGGCCGCGCTCCTGTGCAACACGCTCAGCGGCCTGGCCCTGCTGCGCGCCCGCTGGCGCCGCCGGTGCTCCCGAAAGCTGCCCCCGGCCTCGGGCCCCGACAGCCGCCGTCGTGGGGGGCCGCGCGGACCCCGCTCAGCCTCTGCCTCGTCCGCCTCGTCCATCGTTTCCACCTCCGCCACCCTCGGCATCTCCCGGGGCCGCGGCTCATCGCGTAGAGCCCGCGCCCACGACGTGGAGATGGTGGGCCAGCTCGTGGGCATCATGATGGTGTCGTGCATCTGCTGGAGTCCACTGCTG GTGTTGGTGGTGCTGGCCGTCGGGGGCTGGAGCTCCAGCTCGCTGCAGCGGCCGCTGTTTCTAGCCGTGCGCCTTGCCTCCTGGAACCAGATTCTGGATCCCTGGGTGTACATCCTGCTGCGTCAGGCTGTGCTGCGCCAGCTGTTTCGCCTCCTGCCCCCGAGGGCCGGCGCCAAGGGCGGCCCCGGAGGGCTGGGCCTCACCCCAAGCGCCTGGGAGGCCAGCTCGCTGCGCAGCTCCCGGCACAGTGGCCTCAGCCACTTCTAA
- the GIPC1 gene encoding PDZ domain-containing protein GIPC1, whose protein sequence is MPLGLGRRKKAPPLVENEEAEPGRGGLGVGEPGPLGGGGAGGPQMGLPPPPPALRPRLVFHTQLAHGSPTGRIEGFTNVKELYGKIAEAFHLPAAEVMFCTLNTHKVDMDKLLGGQIGLEDFIFAHIKGQRKEVEVFKSEDALGLTITDNGAGYAFIKRIKEGSVIDHIQLISVGDMIEAINGQSLLGCRHYEVARLLKELPRGRTFTLKLTEPRKAFDMISQRSGSGRPGSGPQLGTGRGTLRLRSRGPATVEDLPSAFEEKAIEKVDDLLESYMGIRDTELAATMVELGKDKRNPDELAEALDERLGDFAFPDEFVFDVWGAIGDAKVGRY, encoded by the exons ATGCCGCTGGGACTGGGGCGGCGGAAAAAGGCGCCACCTCTGGTGGAAAATGAGGAGGCTGAGCCAGGCCGGGGCGGGCTGGGCGTGGGGGAGCCAGGGCCCCTGGGTGGAGGTGGAGCAGGAGGGCCCCAAATGGGCTTGCCCCCCCCTCCCCCGGCCCTGCGGCCCCGCCTTGTGTTCCACACCCAGCTGGCCCACGGCAGTCCCACAGGCCGCATCGAGGGCTTCACCAACGTCAAGGAGCTGTATGGCAAGATCGCCGAAGCCTTTCACCTGCCTGCTGCTGAG GTGATGTTCTGCACCCTCAACACCCACAAAGTGGACATGGACAAGCTTCTGGGGGGCCAGATAGGGCTGGAGGACTTTATCTTCGCCCACATCAAGGGGCAGCGCAAGGAGGTGGAAGTGTTCAAGTCAGAGGACGCGCTAGGGCTCACCATCACTGACAATGGAGCTGGCTATGCCTTCATTAAG CGCATCAAGGAGGGCAGCGTGATCGACCACATCCAACTCATCAGCGTGGGCGACATGATTGAGGCCATCAATGGGCAGAGCCTGTTGGGCTGCCGGCACTACGAGGTGGCCCGGCTGCTCAAGGAACTGCCCCGAGGCCGCACCTTCACGCTGAAGCTCACGGAGCCTCGCAAGGCCTTTG ACATGATCAGCCAGCGTTCCGGGAGTGGACGCCCTGGCTCCGGCCCACAACTGGGCACTGGCCGAGGGACCCTCCGGCTCCGATCCCGGGGCCCTGCCACAGTGGAGGATCTG CCCTCAGCCTTTGAGGAGAAGGCGATTGAGAAGGTAGATGACCTGCTGGAGAGTTACATGGGCATCAGGGACACGGAGTTGG CGGCCACCATGGTGGAGctgggaaaagacaaaaggaaccCAGATGAGCTGGCCGAGGCCCTGGATGAACGGCTCGGTGACTTTGCCTTCCCGGACGAGTTTGTCTTTGACGTCTGGGGCGCCATTGGGGATGCCAAGGTTGGCCGCTACTAG
- the DNAJB1 gene encoding dnaJ homolog subfamily B member 1: MGKDYYQTLGLARGASDEEIKRAYRRQALRYHPDKNKEPGAEEKFKEIAEAYDVLSDPRKREIFDRYGEEGLKGSGPSGGSSGGANGTSFSYTFHGDPHAMFAEFFGGRNPFDTFFGQRNGEEGMDIDDPFPFPMGMGGFTNVNFGRSRPTQEPTRKKQDPPVTHDLRVSLEEIYSGCTKKMKISHKRLNPDGKSIRNEDKILTIEVKKGWKEGTKITFPKEGDQTSNNIPADIVFVLKDKPHNIFKRDGSDVIYPARISLRDALCGCTVNVPTLDGRTIPVVFKDVIRPGMRRKVPGEGLPLPKMPEKRGDLIIEFEVMFPERIPQTSRTVLEQVLPI, translated from the exons ATGGGCAAGGACTATTATCAGACTCTGGGCCTGGCCCGTGGCGCGTCGGACGAGGAGATCAAGCGGGCCTACCGCCGCCAGGCGCTGCGCTACCACCCGGATAAGAACAAGGAGCCCGGCGCCGAGGAGAAGTTCAAGGAGATCGCCGAGGCCTACGACGTGCTCAGCGACCCGCGCAAGCGCGAGATCTTCGACCGCTACGGGGAGGAAG GTCTAAAGGGCAGTGGCCCTAGTGGCGGGAGCAGCGGTGGTGCCAACGGTACCTCTTTCAGCTACACATTCCATGGAGACCCTCATGCCATGTTTGCTGAGTTCTTTGGTGGAAGAAATCCTTTTGACACCTTTTTTGGGCAGCGGAACGGGGAGGAAGGCATGGACATCGATGACCCGTTCCCCTTTCCCATGGGCATGGGTGGCTTTACCAATGTGAACTTTGGACGCTCCCGCCCTACCCAAGAGCCCACCCGGAAGAAGCAAGATCCCCCTGTCACCCACGACCTTAGGGTCTCCCTTGAAGAAATCTACAGCGGCTGTACCAAGAAGATGAAAATTTCCCACAAGCGGCTGAACCCAGATGGAAAGAGCATTCGAAACGAAGACAAGATCTTGACCATCGAAGTAAAGAAGGGATGGAAAGAAGGGACCAAAATCACCTTCCCCAAGGAAGGAGATCAGACCTCCAACAACATTCCAGCTGACATCGTCTTTGTTTTAAAGGACAAACCACACAATATCTTTAAGAGGGACGGCTCTGATGTCATTTATCCTGCCAGGATCAGCCTGCGAGAT gctCTATGTGGCTGTACAGTGAACGTCCCCACTCTGGACGGCAGGACCATACCCGTCGTATTCAAAGATGTCATCAGGCCTGGCATGCGGCGAAAAGTTCCTGGAGAAggcctccccctccccaaaatGCCTGAGAAACGCGGGGACCTCATTATTGAGTTCGAAGTGATGTTCCCTGAAAGGATCCCCCAGACATCAAGAACCGTACTTGAGCAGGTTCTTCCGATATAA